One part of the Vicia villosa cultivar HV-30 ecotype Madison, WI unplaced genomic scaffold, Vvil1.0 ctg.001376F_1_1, whole genome shotgun sequence genome encodes these proteins:
- the LOC131634896 gene encoding uncharacterized protein LOC131634896, with amino-acid sequence MSSEDLKKTGSVGHEKVLAVSLSQEQQAKIIEVRKMIGTLSEKESVYCTDASISRYLKSQSWNVKKASQMLKQSLKWRREYKPEEIRWDDVSNEAKIGKMHRANYCDKYGRPVIVMRTDRQNSKLLTEEIKHFVYCMENAVLNLPPLQEQVVWLVDFHGFNLSNVSFKMTREISHILQKYYPQRLGLAVMYDAPGIFQPFFAMVKVLLESESYKKVKFVYSNDQNTKKIMEGLFDMDQLEPAFGGNDDTEFDMNKYAKRMKEEDNKMRSFWTRANSLSLFSHNIPSSDSTESEADSDASNNEKTLGSSAPNPDQRILVNHVDKKTMISE; translated from the exons ATGAGTAGTGAGGATCTGAAGAAAACTGGTTCTGTTGGCCATGAGAAAGTGTTAGCAGTATCACTCTCACAAGAGCAACAGGCAAAG ATCATTGAGGTGAGAAAGATGATAGGAACATTATCAGAAAAGGAATCTGTGTATTGTACTGATGCATCGATTTCAAGGTACTTAAAATCGCAAAGTTGGAATGTCAAAAAAGCATCTCAAATGTTGAAGCAAAGCTTAAAATGGAGACGGGAGTATAAACCGGAAGAGATTCGCTGG GACGATGTTTCTAATGAAGCGAAGATAGGGAAAATGCATAGAGCAAATTATTGTGACAAGTATGGAAGACCGGTGATTGTAATGAGAACGGATCGCCAG AATTCGAAGTTGTTGACAGAAGAGATTAAGCATTTTGTTTACTGCATGGAGAATGCAGTTTTGAATCTACCACCTCTCCAGGAACAGGTGGTATGGCTGGTTGATTTTCATGGTTTCAATTTATCGAATGTATCATTCAAGATGACACGCGAAATTAGCCATATATTGCAAAAATATTATCCACAGCGCCTCGGATTGGCAGTCATGTATGATGCACCTGGGATTTTCCAGCCATTCTTCGCG ATGGTAAAGGTTTTGCTAGAGTCTGAGAGTTACAAAAAGGTAAAGTTTGTTTATTCGAACGACCAAAACACAAAGAAGATTATGGAGGGTTTGTTCGATATGGATCAACTTGAACCTGCGTTTGGTGGGAACGACGACACAGAATTTGATATGAATAAATATGCTAAGAGAATGAAAGAGGAAGATAACAAGATGCGCTCCTTCTGGACACGGGCAAACTCTCTATCATTGTTCTCACACAATATTCCTTCTTCTGATTCAACTGAGTCAGAAGCAGATTCTGATGCTTCCAACAACGAGAAAACACTCGGTTCCTCTGCTCCTAACCCTGATCAACGTATCTTGGTTAATCATGTCGACAAAAAAACCATGATATCAGAATGA
- the LOC131634895 gene encoding 2,3-bisphosphoglycerate-dependent phosphoglycerate mutase 1-like: MATEVCNHAIGTLQSHSYLSNLNHSQKLRSGSLRLAMKDFIPSNNGLTTGRSRRNYFVIRSSASHSQTSVIDPVLSPSRSNSGDTPKKSNEAALILIRHGESLWNEKNLFTGCVDVPLSNKGIDEAIEAGKKISNIPVDVIFTSALIRAQMTAMLAMTQHRRKKVPVVLHDESEEAKAWSQVFSEDTKKQSIPVTTAWQLNERMYGELQGLNKQETADRYGKEQVHEWRRSYDIPPPNGESLEMCAERAVAYFRDRIEPKLLSGKNVMIAAHGNSLRSIIMYLDKLTSQEVISLELSTGIPMLYIFKEGRFIRRGSPTGPTESGVYAYTKHLALYRQKLDEMFQ; encoded by the exons ATGGCTACTGAAGTATGTAACCATGCTATTGGGACTTTGCAGTCTCATTCTTACCTTAGTAATTTGAATCATAGCCAAAAACTCAGGAGCGGTTCGCTGAGATTGGCGATGAAGGATTTTATCCCTAGTAATAATGGCTTGACAACTGGAAGAAGTCGGAGGAATTATTTTGTAATTCGGTCTTCTGCTTCCCATTCTCAGACGTCGGTTATTGATCCGGTGTTGTCCCCTTCAAGAAGCAACAGTGGTGACACTCCTAAGAAATCAA ATGAAGCAGCTTTGATCCTTATTCGACACGGTGAGTCGTTGTGGAATGAAAAGAATTTGTTCACTGGTTGTGTTGATGTACCACTTAGCAATAAGGGTATAGATGAGGCAATCGAAGCTGGAAAAAAGATTAGTAACATACCTGTTGATGTCATATTTACATCTGCGTTGATTCGTGCACAAATGACAGCCATGCTTGCCATGACCCAGCACCGCCGTAAGAAG GTGCCTGTTGTTTTGCACGACGAAAGTGAGGAAGCAAAAGCATGGAGTCAAGTTTTTAGCGAAGATACAAAAAAGCAGTCCATTCCAGTCACAACAGCTTGGCAACTAAATGAAAGAAT GTATGGAGAACTACAGGGTCTCAATAAGCAAGAAACAGCAGACAGATACGGCAAAGAGCAAGTCCATGAGTGGCGCCGAAGCTATGACATACCTCCTCCCAATGGTGAAAGTTTAGAAATGTGCGCTGAAAGAGCGGTAGCCTATTTCAGAGACCGG ATTGAACCCAAACTTTTATCCGGAAAGAACGTCATGATTGCAGCACACGGGAATTCGTTGAGATCCATTATCATGTATCTCGACAAGTTAACTTCCCAAGAG GTCATTAGCTTAGAACTGTCGACCGGAATTCCAATGCTTTACATTTTCAAAGAGGGAAGATTCATTAGAAGGGGGAGTCCTACAGGACCAACTGAATCTGGAGTTTATGCCTATACCAAG CATTTGGCTCTTTACAGACAGAAGTTGGATGAGATGTTCCAATAA